Proteins found in one Ischnura elegans chromosome 11, ioIscEleg1.1, whole genome shotgun sequence genomic segment:
- the LOC124168179 gene encoding uncharacterized protein LOC124168179 yields the protein MSEYLTLGHMTPCDNFPRVKHYFLPHHGVFKNQDPNSSLRVVFDASSKTSTNVSLNDILLSGPKLQNDLCEVILRFRCHSVVFACDIRQMYRQIKIHPDDQHFQLIYWRETPTDLLKVFKLTTVTYGVTSAPFLAIRTLHQLAEDEGAQFPQAARVLKSQTFVDDIIAGADNVQEALTLQHDLTKLLSLGGFQLRKWCSNSDILISHISEDDREIPLSFQYSEQPIYNILGLQWNSTSDEFSYAVKISNVPHTKRSVLSAIARIYDPCGWLAPVVFLATSFIQYLWTLGLQWDDTLSSNVAFRWEEILKNLARVKEITLPRSLFIERTSSVQLLGFCDASELGYAAVIYLRCASADNNTKIALLMAKSRVAPLKRISLPRLELCGAHLLAKLIHYSSNLVSNYCKMESVTAWCDSTIALSWIRTPPYRLKVFVANRVAQIQEWVPPERWFHVSSQHNPADCASRGLPTPLFEKNSLWWSGPRWLSLPPEDWPCSPFAPLNEDLPEVNPVRPFQKTGMDYAGPFTIRSHALRRTVPLKVYLCLFICMCTKAVHLEVVTDLSSDAFIAALTRFVSRRGLCSDLYSDCGTNFVGASTQLKRTIKNFYSSPETQEAISHFATENCINFHFIPPAAPHQGGLWERAIKSAKTLLIRSIGQTLLTLQEFITLVTKVEAMLNSRPLTPLSTDPADVSALTPGHFLIGTSMTAIPEDDFAALPTNRLSRWQTVQAFSQRIWRRWHQEYLHTLQQRSKWTRRRQNLKVGDLVAVHSPKTPPLQWCLARITKAIPGDDGIVRVVQLRTPKGTLTRPATRVFPLPIDD from the coding sequence ATGTCGGAGTACCTCACCCTAGGTCACATGACACCTTGTGATAATTTCCCTAgagttaagcattattttttgccgcaccatggagtttttaaaaatcaagatcCAAATTCAAGCCTGCGGGTTGTATTTGATGCTAGTTCAAAGACCTCAACGAATGTCTCActtaatgacattttattgtcaGGACCCAAATTACAAAATGATCTTTGTGAAGTTATTCTGCGATTTCGGTGCCATTCAGTTGTATTTGCATGTGACATTCGTCAGATGTATcgtcaaattaaaattcatcctGATGACCAGCACTTCCAGTTGATATATTGGCGTGAAACCCCTACGGATCTtctcaaagttttcaaattgacaacAGTCACTTATGGAGTGACGAGCGCACCGTTTCTAGCCATCCGCACTCTTCATCAACTGGCTGAAGATGAAGGTGCTCAGTTTCCGCAAGCTGCTCGTGTCCTAAAGTCTCAAACGTTTGTTGACGATATCATTGCTGGTGCAGATAATGTGCAAGAAGCCCTCACACTTCAACATGATTTAACAAAACTCCTCTCATTAGGTGGCTTCCAGTTGAGAAAATGGTGCAGTAATTCTGATATTTTGATATCCCACATCTCAGAAGATGATAGAGAAATTCCTCTCTCTTTCCAATATTCGGAGCaacctatttataatatattggGTCTGCAATGGAATTCCACATCCGATGAATTTTCTTATGCTGTGAAAATATCCAATGTACCTCATACTAAACGCTCAGTACTCTCCGCTATCGCAAGAATATATGACCCCTGCGGTTGGTTGGCTCCCGTGGTATTTTTAGCTACGTCATTCATACAATACTTATGGACCCTTGGTCTTCAATGGGATGATACATTGTCTTCAAATGTTGCCTTCCggtgggaagaaattttgaagaatcttGCAAGAGTTAAGGAAATTACGCTACCTCGATCTTTATTTATCGAAAGAACAAGCAGTGTCCAACTGCTTGGTTTTTGCGACGCATCTGAGTTGGGATATGCCGCAGTCATTTATTTAAGATGTGCTTCTGCTGACAACAACACCAAGATAGCATTGCTCATGGCTAAATCCCGTGTCGCACCTCTCAAACGTATCTCTTTACCCCGATTGGAACTTTGTGGGGCGCATTTACTGGCTAAACTCATTCATTATAGTTCAAACTTGGTGTCCAATTACTGTAAAATGGAATCTGTCACTGCCTGGTGTGATTCAACCATTGCTCTCTCATGGATCCGCACCCCTCCCTATCGCCTTAAGGTGTTTGTAGCAAATCGAGTAGCCCAGATTCAAGAATGGGTACCTCCTGAACGTTGGTTTCATGTATCGTCGCAACACAACCCCGCTGATTGTGCCTCTCGTGGATTACCCACTCCTCTCTTCGAGAAGAATTCCTTGTGGTGGTCTGGCCCTCGCTGGCTCTCTCTCCCGCCAGAAGACTGGCCGTGTTCTCCATTCGCTCCTTTGAACGAGGATCTACCGGAAGTGAATCCAGTAAGACCATTTCAGAAGACCGGAATGGATTATGCTGGACCCTTCACTATTAGGAGCCATGCTCTAAGAAGAACTGTTCCATTAAAGGTCTATTTGTGTCTTTTTATTTGCATGTGTACCAAGGCTGTTCATCTAGAAGTAGTCACTGATCTCTCATCGGACGCCTTCATTGCAGCACTAACCCGATTTGTATCAAGGAGAGGACTTTGTAGTGATCTATACTCCGATTGCGGAACAAACTTCGTTGGAGCATCCACGCAGTTGAAAAGGACAATAAAGAACTTCTATTCATCACCGGAAACTCAAGAGGCCATTTCTCATTTCGCTACTGAAAACTGcatcaacttccattttattcCCCCTGCCGCGCCCCACCAAGGAGGGCTATGGGAAAGAGCCATTAAAAGCGCCAAAACACTCTTAATTCGTTCCATTGGCCAAACTCTTCTCACATTGCAGGAATTTATTACGCTTGTCACTAAGGTAGAAGCCATGCTGAATTCTCGTCCTCTTACACCTCTTTCCACGGATCCTGCTGATGTATCGGCGCTGACCCCGGGACACTTTCTCATCGGAACCTCAATGACAGCCATTCCAGAGGACGATTTCGCCGCTCTACCCACCAATAGGCTCAGCAGATGGCAGACTGTTCAAGCCTTCTCACAGCGCATCTGGCGCCGATGGCATCAAGAGTACCTCCACACTCTTCAGCAGAGGTCAAAATGGACTCGGCGCAGGCAAAATCTTAAGGTGGGAGATTTAGTTGCGGTGCACTCCCCGAAAACTCCTCCTCTTCAGTGGTGTTTGGCACGCATAACTAAAGCCATACCAGGTGATGATGGAATAGTTAGAGTGGTGCAGCTGCGTACCCCCAAGGGCACTCTTACCCGTCCTGCCACCCGAGTATTCCCCCTCCCAATTGACGATTGA